One window from the genome of Rufibacter tibetensis encodes:
- a CDS encoding TolC family protein, giving the protein MKSSRMIYSALLCGLLLWYFPTQAADSTAVFTIHDFMEQIAWRHPVARQAEQLSEQARQEILMARGAFDPVLAAKYYKKELGGKNYFTLWDNVLKVPLWIGELKAGYERNSGVNVNGENITPRDGLSYVGISVPLAQGLLMDERRATLALARQAQELAEADRVKTINKLLLEAAKAYWDWAYAYQRRALLEQGFQLAQVRLQAVKERVRQGDLAAIDSVEAQMEVQNRQALLFQARTESQNAALLVSNFLWGENNTPLELPEGVKPSLLGTEPEPLTDGELAFFLGNARDRHPEVAKLQVKVRQLEVERRFSQNKLLPKLNLEYNLIGAGSSMSRSWLEERYASDNYKLGASFSFPLFLRQERGKLQVTRLKLNATRLELQQTTRETQNLVQAAYNERLMLEDQITLQEQIIVSNEFLRNGEQQRFESGESSLFLVNTREMNLLTQQIKLYELKSKYGKAKYYLQWAAGNLGSDMAGISMR; this is encoded by the coding sequence ATGAAAAGCAGCCGAATGATTTATAGTGCCCTACTATGTGGTTTGCTGCTTTGGTATTTTCCAACGCAGGCAGCAGACAGCACAGCGGTGTTTACCATCCATGATTTCATGGAGCAGATTGCCTGGCGCCATCCGGTGGCCCGGCAAGCTGAGCAGCTATCAGAGCAGGCGCGGCAGGAGATCCTCATGGCCCGCGGAGCCTTTGACCCCGTATTGGCCGCCAAGTATTACAAAAAGGAGCTGGGCGGTAAAAACTATTTTACGCTCTGGGACAACGTCTTGAAAGTGCCTCTCTGGATTGGGGAACTGAAGGCCGGTTATGAACGCAACAGCGGAGTGAATGTGAACGGGGAGAACATCACACCCCGCGATGGACTTTCCTATGTGGGCATTTCTGTGCCGCTGGCCCAGGGTTTGTTGATGGATGAACGGCGGGCTACGTTGGCTCTTGCCCGGCAGGCCCAGGAGTTAGCCGAAGCGGATCGGGTGAAAACCATTAACAAATTACTTTTGGAAGCAGCCAAAGCTTACTGGGACTGGGCCTACGCTTACCAGCGCCGCGCCTTGTTGGAACAAGGCTTCCAGTTAGCCCAGGTGCGGCTACAAGCGGTGAAAGAACGGGTACGGCAAGGAGACTTGGCGGCCATTGACTCTGTAGAAGCCCAAATGGAGGTCCAGAACCGGCAAGCTTTGCTTTTTCAGGCGCGTACAGAAAGCCAGAACGCTGCGCTGCTGGTATCCAACTTCCTGTGGGGCGAAAACAACACTCCTCTGGAATTACCTGAAGGGGTGAAACCTTCTTTGCTGGGCACAGAGCCGGAACCACTTACGGATGGGGAACTTGCGTTCTTTCTGGGCAATGCCCGGGACCGGCATCCGGAGGTAGCCAAACTGCAGGTAAAAGTAAGGCAATTGGAGGTAGAGCGGCGGTTCTCCCAAAACAAACTGCTCCCTAAACTTAATTTGGAGTACAACCTGATTGGGGCCGGCAGCTCTATGAGCCGCAGTTGGCTGGAGGAGCGGTATGCTTCTGACAATTACAAACTGGGAGCCAGTTTCAGTTTTCCTCTTTTCCTGCGGCAGGAGCGGGGAAAACTGCAGGTGACACGCCTCAAGCTAAACGCGACAAGGCTGGAACTGCAGCAGACCACCCGCGAGACCCAAAACCTAGTGCAGGCTGCTTACAACGAGCGCCTCATGCTGGAAGACCAGATTACTCTGCAGGAGCAGATCATCGTTAGCAATGAGTTCCTGCGAAACGGCGAGCAGCAACGGTTTGAAAGCGGGGAAAGCTCCCTGTTTTTAGTAAACACCCGCGAAATGAACCTACTCACCCAACAGATCAAACTCTACGAACTTAAAAGCAAATACGGGAAAGCCAAATACTACCTCCAGTGGGCCGCCGGAAACCTCGGTTCTGATATGGCAGGAATTTCCATGCGGTAA
- a CDS encoding HlyD family secretion protein, translating into MAKQTSTSTLPLAWEQYDSFRHVSKPKLARVMAYWCLGFFVLLFIACWLPWTQNIRSAGAVTTLQPQDRPQTVQSTIAGRIEQWRVQEGQKVKKGDTLVILSEVKEKYFDPQLLTRMQEQLQAKEGSLEATQNKAAALSQQIVALQEGLQFSLQKARNKTRQAYLKVQSDSADLVAIKAEFEIAQAQYGRQEKLFQQGLKSLTELESRRLKFQEMQAKLQSTQNKLNISRNEQQNARLELSSLEAEYQDKISKARSDLNSTLAYVNDSKGELSKLKNEYANTEIRNSFYQVTAPQDGVVVRTLKAGLGETIKEGEAICSIMPANPQLAVELYMKAMDVPLLEVGRNVRLQFEGWPALVFSGWPNVGFGTFGGKVAVIDNMNSEGNYRILVVPDPEGTPWPEAILVGSGAYGWAMLNDVPIWYELWRQLNAFPPDYVNGAQNSSKEGKKEKAAKGQEEK; encoded by the coding sequence ATGGCGAAGCAAACCTCCACTTCCACACTTCCGCTTGCCTGGGAACAATATGATTCTTTTAGGCACGTGAGTAAACCAAAACTGGCCAGAGTAATGGCGTATTGGTGCCTGGGCTTTTTTGTCCTGCTGTTCATTGCCTGCTGGCTCCCCTGGACCCAAAACATCCGGTCGGCCGGGGCCGTGACCACGTTGCAACCTCAAGATCGGCCCCAAACGGTGCAGAGTACCATTGCCGGGCGCATTGAACAGTGGCGGGTGCAGGAAGGGCAGAAAGTAAAGAAAGGCGATACGCTGGTGATACTCTCTGAGGTGAAGGAGAAATACTTTGACCCTCAGTTACTCACCCGGATGCAGGAACAGTTGCAGGCCAAGGAGGGAAGTCTGGAAGCCACCCAAAACAAAGCCGCTGCGCTCTCCCAACAGATTGTGGCCCTGCAGGAGGGCTTACAGTTCAGCTTACAAAAAGCGCGCAATAAAACCCGCCAGGCGTATTTAAAAGTACAGAGTGACAGTGCAGACTTAGTGGCTATCAAAGCTGAGTTTGAGATTGCACAGGCGCAATACGGGCGTCAGGAAAAGCTTTTTCAGCAAGGCCTTAAATCGTTGACCGAGCTAGAAAGCCGGCGTCTTAAGTTTCAGGAAATGCAAGCCAAGTTGCAGAGCACCCAAAACAAGCTCAACATCAGCCGAAATGAGCAGCAGAACGCGCGTCTGGAGCTTTCCTCTTTGGAAGCCGAGTACCAGGATAAAATCTCCAAAGCCCGCTCAGACCTGAATTCCACCCTGGCTTACGTGAATGACAGCAAGGGTGAGCTTTCCAAACTGAAAAACGAATATGCCAATACTGAAATCAGGAATTCCTTTTACCAAGTGACCGCGCCGCAGGATGGGGTAGTGGTGAGAACGTTGAAAGCCGGGCTTGGTGAAACCATCAAAGAAGGAGAGGCCATTTGCAGCATTATGCCGGCCAACCCACAACTGGCCGTGGAACTGTACATGAAAGCCATGGATGTGCCCTTGCTGGAGGTAGGACGAAACGTGCGCTTACAATTTGAAGGGTGGCCTGCCTTGGTGTTCTCCGGATGGCCCAATGTTGGGTTCGGAACGTTCGGGGGCAAGGTGGCCGTGATAGACAACATGAACAGCGAGGGTAACTACCGGATATTGGTGGTGCCAGACCCTGAGGGAACTCCCTGGCCTGAGGCCATTCTGGTAGGATCTGGAGCGTACGGGTGGGCCATGCTCAACGATGTTCCCATCTGGTATGAGCTCTGGCGGCAGTTGAATGCTTTCCCGCCTGATTATGTAAACGGGGCTCAAAACAGCTCTAAGGAAGGAAAGAAAGAGAAGGCAGCAAAGGGGCAAGAAGAGAAATGA
- a CDS encoding peptidase domain-containing ABC transporter, with protein MATQTTLKPTPFKRLLEVLSSEQKVIGYIYLYAIFSGLVNLSLPLGIQSLIGFVSGGQLVTSVTVLIIFIVLGVVVVGGLQVMQLSLVEHIQQRIFATKAFQFTTHLTKIKGNQLASHNLPEMMNRFFDVISLQKGLAKMLTDFSAAAIQILFGLVLLSFYHSYFIFFGLVLITLLVLLLRLSSPRGMRTSLEESKYKYRLVNWLEEMARNITVFKSASHERLSLTKTDAYTSGYLKARDAHFKVLISQYIGFVGFKTIITAGLLLMGSLLLVNQEINLGQFVASEIIIILIISAVEKLLVKLDVVYDVLTSLEKLGSVTDLPMEETQAQVRETPSSQQGVAIQVKEVAFRYAGARKHALQGISFSGAPGDKICLAGTHEAGRSTLLQVMAGILTDYEGTVVYNGLSLQDYNPEAIQEQTGVYLLPSLLFEGTILENITMGQPEVTLDDVLWALETVELSDYVQAQPDGLYTVIRSHSPTIPEGVAQRFALARSIARKPKLLLLDHFLPAVNKALRERIGQRLLGEELPWTVVVISNDPAMMRLCNRVILLENGKVKREILSEKASVEELNQFV; from the coding sequence ATGGCGACTCAAACAACTTTAAAACCAACTCCCTTCAAGCGTTTGCTGGAAGTGCTCTCCTCTGAACAGAAGGTGATCGGGTACATTTACCTCTATGCCATTTTCTCTGGTCTGGTGAACCTCTCTTTGCCGCTGGGCATCCAAAGCCTGATCGGGTTTGTGTCTGGCGGACAATTAGTGACCTCCGTGACAGTGCTGATTATATTTATTGTACTGGGTGTGGTGGTGGTAGGCGGCCTGCAGGTGATGCAACTTTCCTTGGTAGAGCATATTCAGCAGCGCATCTTTGCTACTAAAGCTTTTCAGTTTACAACCCATTTAACCAAAATCAAGGGAAATCAGCTGGCATCGCACAACCTACCCGAGATGATGAACCGGTTCTTTGACGTGATTTCCTTGCAGAAAGGCTTGGCCAAGATGTTGACCGATTTTTCGGCGGCGGCCATTCAGATTCTGTTTGGGCTGGTGTTGCTCTCCTTTTACCATTCCTATTTTATCTTCTTCGGTTTGGTGCTGATCACCCTGCTGGTGCTTTTGCTTAGGCTCTCCAGCCCCCGCGGAATGCGCACTAGCCTGGAAGAGTCAAAATACAAATACCGGTTGGTGAACTGGTTGGAGGAGATGGCGCGCAATATCACCGTTTTCAAGTCTGCATCACATGAACGGCTCTCGCTCACCAAGACCGATGCCTATACCAGTGGCTACTTGAAAGCCAGAGATGCGCACTTTAAGGTGTTGATCTCACAGTACATCGGGTTTGTGGGTTTTAAAACGATTATTACGGCGGGCTTGCTGCTCATGGGCAGTTTGCTGCTGGTGAACCAGGAAATAAACTTGGGCCAGTTTGTAGCTTCAGAAATCATCATCATTCTCATCATTAGTGCCGTGGAAAAACTGCTGGTGAAGCTGGATGTGGTATATGATGTATTGACCAGCCTGGAAAAGTTGGGGAGCGTGACAGACCTGCCTATGGAGGAAACCCAAGCTCAGGTAAGAGAAACACCTTCCAGCCAGCAAGGCGTTGCCATTCAGGTAAAGGAAGTGGCTTTCCGCTATGCTGGTGCCAGAAAACATGCTTTACAGGGAATCAGCTTTTCAGGAGCACCCGGTGACAAGATCTGCCTGGCAGGTACCCATGAGGCGGGTAGGTCTACCTTACTGCAGGTAATGGCAGGTATCCTGACGGACTATGAAGGCACTGTCGTGTACAATGGTCTGTCCCTGCAGGATTATAATCCGGAGGCCATTCAGGAGCAAACCGGGGTGTATTTGTTGCCCAGCCTTTTGTTTGAAGGTACCATCCTGGAAAACATTACCATGGGCCAGCCTGAAGTTACCTTGGATGACGTGTTATGGGCATTAGAGACCGTGGAGTTGTCTGATTATGTGCAGGCCCAGCCAGATGGGCTTTATACGGTGATCCGGAGCCATTCTCCTACCATACCGGAAGGGGTTGCTCAGCGGTTTGCCTTGGCCCGAAGCATTGCGCGAAAACCCAAACTACTTTTGCTGGACCACTTTCTGCCCGCTGTCAACAAAGCCCTTCGGGAACGTATTGGACAGCGGTTGTTAGGGGAGGAGTTGCCCTGGACCGTGGTTGTGATCTCCAATGATCCAGCCATGATGCGCCTCTGCAACCGGGTGATTTTACTTGAAAACGGAAAGGTGAAAAGAGAAATTTTAAGTGAAAAAGCCTCAGTTGAGGAATTAAACCAGTTTGTGTAA
- a CDS encoding TetR/AcrR family transcriptional regulator, with protein MSATIRIRLNEKLFLRDPEQTELGRTIFKESIRLIDELGFELFTFKKLAQQINSTEASVYRYFENKHKLLLYLVSWYWNWLDYRISYQTHNVKDPVERLRIFISILADNREGEPLDMYNDVHALARIVVLEASKAYLTKEVDNDNKDGLFQDYKNLCHKMALVVLEINPDYPFPHALVSTLFEAARKHLFFAQHLPRLTEVKLNNGEENSLTTFLNHLAFALIGNVAVSSTSNSK; from the coding sequence ATGAGCGCCACCATCAGAATCAGGTTAAATGAAAAGCTTTTCCTGCGAGACCCGGAACAGACCGAATTGGGTAGGACTATCTTTAAGGAAAGTATCCGGTTGATAGATGAATTGGGTTTTGAGTTATTCACCTTTAAAAAGCTCGCGCAGCAGATAAACTCCACAGAGGCATCGGTGTACCGGTACTTTGAGAACAAGCACAAACTGCTGCTCTACCTGGTATCATGGTACTGGAACTGGTTGGATTACCGCATCAGCTACCAGACCCACAACGTGAAAGATCCGGTTGAGAGGCTACGAATCTTCATTTCTATTCTTGCCGATAACAGGGAGGGAGAACCGTTGGATATGTACAATGACGTACATGCCCTGGCCCGCATTGTAGTACTGGAAGCTTCTAAGGCCTACCTCACCAAGGAAGTGGACAACGACAACAAAGACGGCTTGTTCCAGGATTACAAAAACTTGTGCCACAAGATGGCGCTGGTGGTGCTGGAGATTAACCCAGACTATCCTTTTCCGCATGCTTTGGTGAGCACGCTCTTTGAAGCGGCACGTAAGCATCTGTTCTTCGCGCAGCACCTTCCCCGCCTTACAGAGGTGAAGCTGAACAACGGAGAAGAAAACAGTTTGACAACCTTCTTGAACCATCTGGCCTTTGCCCTCATTGGGAACGTTGCCGTATCCTCCACCTCCAATAGTAAGTAA
- a CDS encoding YceI family protein — MKLRNTVLAALVALVTFAFAGKGVEYKVVKNQSKVAWKGTKVTGEHSGVISIADGKLTSDSKNILGGSFTMDMASIVCTDITDAKMNGNLVGHLKSDDFFGTAKYPTSTLVITKVTPTKTKGQYLVNGDLTIKGIKNPVQFPATITHAGNQIKAKANIKVDRTKYDIKYGSGSFFDNLGDKAISNDFDLTVDLVAQRDQVAKK, encoded by the coding sequence ATGAAACTTAGAAACACTGTATTAGCAGCGCTGGTAGCGTTGGTTACATTCGCCTTCGCTGGCAAAGGCGTTGAGTACAAAGTAGTAAAGAACCAGTCTAAAGTTGCCTGGAAAGGTACTAAGGTAACTGGCGAGCACAGTGGCGTGATCAGCATTGCCGATGGCAAACTGACCAGCGACAGCAAGAACATCTTAGGTGGTTCTTTCACCATGGACATGGCTTCTATTGTTTGTACTGACATCACTGATGCCAAAATGAACGGCAACCTGGTAGGTCACTTAAAGTCTGATGATTTCTTCGGAACTGCCAAGTACCCAACTTCTACTTTGGTAATCACGAAAGTGACTCCTACTAAAACCAAAGGTCAGTACCTGGTGAACGGTGATTTAACCATCAAAGGCATTAAAAACCCGGTTCAATTCCCAGCTACTATCACTCACGCTGGAAACCAGATCAAAGCCAAAGCCAACATCAAAGTAGACAGAACCAAATATGACATCAAATACGGTTCAGGTTCTTTCTTTGACAACTTAGGTGACAAAGCCATCAGCAACGATTTCGACCTGACTGTTGACTTGGTAGCCCAAAGAGACCAAGTAGCTAAAAAATAA
- the dtd gene encoding D-aminoacyl-tRNA deacylase, whose product MRVVIQRVSQASVTIEGAVNGQIEQGLLVLAGFTASDTPEDLAWTAKKIVQLRIFSDAEDKMNLSVQDVNGGILLISQFTLYALTKKGNRPSYINAAPPAVAIPLYEQFHGVLEKELGKPVPTGIFGADMKVALLNDGPVTITIDSQNRE is encoded by the coding sequence ATGCGCGTTGTGATTCAGCGGGTGTCTCAGGCATCTGTGACCATTGAAGGAGCCGTGAACGGACAAATTGAGCAGGGGCTTCTGGTGCTGGCAGGCTTCACCGCTTCTGACACTCCCGAGGACCTTGCCTGGACGGCCAAAAAGATAGTCCAGCTCCGGATATTTTCTGATGCCGAAGACAAAATGAATTTGAGCGTGCAAGACGTAAACGGCGGAATTTTGCTTATCAGCCAGTTCACACTCTATGCCCTTACCAAGAAAGGCAACCGTCCCTCCTACATCAACGCCGCTCCTCCCGCTGTGGCCATTCCGTTGTATGAACAGTTTCATGGGGTTTTAGAAAAAGAACTCGGAAAACCCGTGCCCACCGGCATCTTCGGTGCAGACATGAAAGTAGCCCTACTCAACGATGGACCTGTCACCATCACCATTGACTCACAGAACAGAGAGTAG
- a CDS encoding nucleotide pyrophosphohydrolase — MTLEEAQQAVDTWIKDVGVRYFSELTNLAILTEEVGEVARIIARRYGDQSFKKSDEEVDLGAEMADVLFVLIALANQTGVNLTEAFAKGMEKRTSRDKDRHQNNPKLR, encoded by the coding sequence ATGACCTTAGAAGAAGCGCAACAAGCCGTAGACACATGGATCAAAGACGTGGGCGTGCGGTATTTCTCAGAACTGACCAACCTGGCAATTCTCACGGAGGAAGTAGGCGAAGTGGCGCGCATCATCGCGCGGCGGTACGGAGACCAGTCGTTCAAGAAAAGTGACGAGGAGGTGGATCTGGGGGCTGAAATGGCCGATGTCCTATTTGTGCTCATCGCGCTGGCAAACCAAACGGGCGTCAACCTCACCGAAGCGTTCGCGAAAGGCATGGAGAAACGCACCTCCCGCGACAAAGACCGTCACCAGAACAATCCTAAACTGAGATAA
- a CDS encoding 2-phosphosulfolactate phosphatase, which produces MPSMDVCFSPELLPLYNLTGKIAVAVDVLRATSSMVTALSHGITHIAPVSELDSCLAYRDLGYLVAAERDGIKAEGFDLGNSPFHYLEEDRTGRMLAITTTNGTQAIRLSRAADEVLVGAFLNVGAVAEYVRKAGKDVIVVCAGWKGLFNLEDTLFAGALAERLEGDFTLNHDATLAAYHLYKAAKADKLGFLSKSSHVQRLERLHILKDIEFCLQEDTYTVVPVLKGEFLVPAE; this is translated from the coding sequence ATGCCTTCAATGGACGTTTGCTTCAGCCCGGAGCTGTTGCCTTTGTATAATTTAACCGGAAAGATTGCCGTAGCGGTTGATGTGTTGCGCGCTACCTCCAGCATGGTTACTGCGCTGTCGCATGGCATTACCCACATTGCCCCCGTAAGCGAATTGGATTCCTGCCTGGCATACCGCGATTTAGGGTATCTGGTAGCTGCCGAGCGCGACGGGATTAAGGCTGAAGGATTTGACCTGGGCAATTCCCCGTTCCATTACCTAGAGGAAGACAGAACCGGCCGTATGCTGGCCATTACCACTACCAATGGAACCCAAGCCATCCGGCTTTCACGGGCGGCTGATGAAGTATTGGTAGGCGCTTTCCTGAACGTGGGAGCCGTGGCAGAGTATGTGCGTAAAGCCGGAAAAGATGTAATTGTGGTGTGCGCTGGCTGGAAGGGGCTTTTCAATCTGGAAGATACCCTGTTTGCCGGAGCTTTGGCTGAACGTTTAGAAGGTGACTTTACTTTAAATCATGACGCCACCCTGGCAGCTTATCATTTGTATAAGGCTGCCAAAGCAGATAAGCTAGGATTTCTTTCCAAATCATCACACGTGCAACGTCTGGAGCGGTTGCATATCTTGAAAGACATTGAGTTCTGCCTGCAGGAAGATACGTACACCGTGGTGCCTGTTCTAAAAGGCGAATTCCTGGTGCCTGCAGAATAA
- the gcvT gene encoding glycine cleavage system aminomethyltransferase GcvT, with the protein MELKKIALNDVHEALGAKMVPFAGYNMPVRYSSDLDEHHTVRKAVGIFDVSHMGEFLISGPNALDLIQRVTTNDASKLTPGKIQYSCLPNAEGGIVDDLLVYCLAPEEYMLVVNASNIEKDWNWISQFNTNGVEMKNISDEMSLFAVQGPKAAEALQSLTPVALTKMVYYTFDKGTFAGQPDVIISATGYTGAGGFEIYVPNESAKEVFQKIMEAGAAFGIKPIGLGARDTLRLEMGYCLYGNDITDSTSPLEAGLGWITKFNKDFTNAQALKAQKEQGVSRKLIGFEMMEQGIPRSHYEIVNAEGATIGEVTSGTMSPSLGKGVGLGYLQNEYTAPGTEIFIKVRNKQLKAQVVKLPFYKPTV; encoded by the coding sequence ATGGAATTAAAGAAAATAGCCCTGAATGATGTGCACGAAGCCTTGGGCGCTAAAATGGTGCCTTTTGCCGGATACAACATGCCCGTACGCTACAGTTCAGATTTAGACGAGCACCACACGGTGCGGAAGGCTGTAGGTATTTTTGACGTATCGCACATGGGCGAATTTCTTATTTCTGGGCCTAATGCCCTGGATCTGATTCAGCGTGTGACTACCAATGATGCTTCTAAACTAACTCCCGGCAAGATACAGTACTCCTGCCTGCCCAATGCTGAAGGCGGCATTGTAGATGACCTGCTGGTATATTGCCTGGCGCCAGAAGAGTACATGCTGGTGGTGAATGCCTCTAATATTGAGAAAGACTGGAACTGGATAAGCCAATTCAACACCAACGGCGTCGAAATGAAGAACATTTCTGATGAGATGTCTTTGTTTGCCGTGCAAGGACCTAAAGCTGCCGAAGCTCTCCAGAGCCTCACCCCGGTTGCCCTGACCAAAATGGTGTACTACACTTTTGACAAAGGCACTTTCGCTGGTCAGCCAGACGTGATCATTTCTGCTACCGGTTATACTGGTGCCGGCGGATTTGAGATATACGTACCCAACGAAAGCGCAAAAGAGGTTTTTCAGAAAATCATGGAAGCTGGCGCTGCCTTCGGAATCAAGCCAATCGGCTTGGGCGCCCGTGACACCCTGCGTTTAGAAATGGGTTACTGCCTCTACGGCAATGATATCACCGACTCTACTTCTCCGTTGGAAGCTGGTTTAGGTTGGATTACCAAATTCAACAAAGACTTTACCAACGCCCAAGCGCTGAAAGCTCAGAAAGAGCAAGGCGTGAGCCGCAAACTTATTGGTTTCGAGATGATGGAGCAAGGCATTCCGCGCAGCCACTATGAGATTGTGAACGCCGAGGGCGCTACCATTGGTGAAGTAACCTCCGGTACCATGTCTCCTTCTTTAGGCAAAGGCGTGGGTCTTGGCTACCTGCAAAACGAATACACCGCTCCCGGCACTGAGATCTTCATCAAAGTCCGGAACAAGCAACTGAAAGCACAAGTAGTAAAACTGCCTTTCTACAAACCAACTGTATAA